The following proteins are co-located in the Bordetella bronchialis genome:
- a CDS encoding DUF2282 domain-containing protein produces the protein MSAKTTVTSALLASAVASIFASVAHAAPLTQAEASAALAAHKEKCYGVALKGQNDCAAGPGTTCQGTSTMDFQGNAWKFVQGGTCTSIQVPGGGHGSLTPIKS, from the coding sequence ATGTCCGCAAAAACCACCGTCACGTCCGCCTTGCTCGCCAGCGCCGTGGCCAGCATCTTCGCCTCCGTGGCCCATGCCGCGCCCCTGACGCAGGCCGAGGCCAGCGCCGCCCTGGCCGCCCATAAGGAAAAGTGCTACGGCGTGGCGCTGAAGGGCCAGAACGACTGCGCCGCGGGTCCCGGCACGACCTGCCAGGGCACCTCCACCATGGATTTCCAGGGCAATGCCTGGAAGTTCGTCCAGGGCGGTACGTGCACCAGCATCCAGGTCCCCGGAGGCGGCCATGGATCGCTGACCCCGATCAAGTCCTGA
- a CDS encoding methyl-accepting chemotaxis protein, with protein MSFGRLLGVGFTVVVMLGCAASVLARHYLSAIEGNVNLLANVPIDNLIYVQQIKDGIGVRAQIVRDMLLETDPDALARMTGHQADLGRQAAAAAAQLADRAIDTQGAEFVQRLNAARPAYDNLLAKAMEYAGRRDIPATTGVLLRDMPTVQANYLNVLNEMAAYQQDQALAVAGETASMVALAVRIMTVLALFSALFGAAVAIGIIRTVLRQLGGEPAYAAAMARQIADGDLSHPVRLRNGDDSSLLAHMESMRRKLATIVDRVRRGSESISAGAAQLAAGNADLSQRTAAQAGSLEETASAMEQMASTVRQNADTVRKTSSLAVQASDAAGKGGEAVMEVVRTMDDITASSRKIGDIIGIIDSIAFQTNILALNAAVEAARAGEQGRGFAVVASEVRTLAQRSAQAAREIADLVRESVEQVRNGSQTVGRAGATIDDVVQQVRNVTALIGEIGTATREQEQGIGQVGLAVTQLDQVTQSNAALVEQSAAAADSLNAQAAQLVGLVGAFQLAPHGTDAVRHSDLASPAAAAAGNVSLPAATAATAI; from the coding sequence ATGTCTTTCGGGCGCCTGTTGGGTGTCGGCTTTACCGTCGTCGTCATGCTGGGGTGCGCGGCGTCGGTCCTGGCACGGCACTACCTGAGCGCCATCGAAGGCAACGTCAACCTGCTGGCCAACGTGCCCATCGACAACCTGATCTATGTGCAGCAGATCAAGGACGGCATAGGCGTCCGCGCGCAGATCGTGCGCGACATGCTGCTGGAGACGGACCCGGACGCCCTCGCCCGGATGACCGGGCATCAGGCCGACCTGGGCCGGCAGGCAGCCGCCGCCGCGGCACAGCTTGCAGACCGGGCAATCGACACGCAAGGCGCCGAATTCGTGCAGCGCCTGAATGCCGCCCGGCCGGCATACGACAACCTCTTGGCGAAAGCCATGGAATATGCAGGCCGGCGCGACATTCCCGCCACGACCGGCGTGCTGCTGCGGGACATGCCCACAGTGCAGGCGAACTACCTGAACGTCCTTAACGAGATGGCGGCCTACCAGCAGGATCAGGCGCTTGCCGTCGCCGGGGAAACGGCCTCGATGGTGGCCCTGGCCGTGCGCATCATGACGGTCCTGGCACTGTTCTCCGCCCTCTTCGGCGCCGCCGTCGCCATCGGCATCATCCGCACGGTGCTACGCCAGTTGGGAGGCGAACCCGCTTACGCCGCCGCCATGGCCAGGCAGATCGCGGACGGCGACCTGTCGCACCCGGTCCGCTTGCGTAACGGCGACGATTCCAGCCTGCTCGCGCACATGGAGTCGATGCGGCGCAAGCTGGCCACCATTGTCGATCGCGTCCGCCGCGGCAGCGAATCCATCTCCGCGGGGGCGGCGCAGCTGGCTGCCGGCAACGCGGATCTCAGCCAGCGCACCGCCGCGCAGGCCGGCAGCCTGGAGGAGACCGCCTCGGCGATGGAGCAGATGGCATCCACGGTACGCCAGAATGCCGATACGGTCCGCAAGACTTCGTCGCTTGCCGTCCAGGCCAGCGACGCTGCCGGCAAAGGCGGCGAAGCCGTGATGGAGGTGGTACGCACCATGGACGACATCACGGCCAGTTCGCGCAAGATCGGCGACATCATCGGCATCATCGACTCGATCGCCTTCCAGACCAACATCCTGGCACTGAATGCCGCGGTGGAGGCCGCCCGGGCGGGCGAACAAGGACGGGGATTCGCGGTGGTCGCCAGCGAGGTCCGTACGTTGGCGCAGCGCTCCGCGCAAGCGGCACGCGAGATCGCCGATCTCGTCCGCGAAAGCGTGGAGCAGGTCCGGAACGGCAGTCAGACCGTGGGCCGCGCGGGCGCCACGATCGACGATGTGGTCCAACAGGTCCGCAACGTGACCGCCCTGATCGGCGAGATCGGCACCGCGACACGGGAACAGGAACAAGGCATCGGCCAGGTCGGTCTTGCGGTGACGCAATTGGACCAGGTCACGCAAAGCAATGCCGCGCTGGTCGAACAATCGGCCGCCGCGGCCGATAGCCTGAATGCGCAAGCGGCGCAGTTGGTAGGCCTGGTCGGCGCTTTCCAGTTGGCGCCGCATGGCACGGATGCGGTCCGGCATTCCGATCTAGCGTCTCCCGCGGCGGCGGCAGCCGGCAATGTGAGCCTGCCGGCCGCCACGGCCGCGACGGCCATCTGA
- a CDS encoding LysR family transcriptional regulator, whose amino-acid sequence MTSKNQNLFGGISVFAAVVDAGTFAGAAETMGISPPGVSRAIARLEKKLKIRLFNRTTRSVSLTEEGRRFYEHVMPHLAGLEDAAAVAAGGASAVQGKLRINIDPVFYRIILGRRLDDFLDAHPGLEIEFIARDNLGDLVMEGFDLALRFGNPKASTLIARKLFDTRVVTVASPEYIARRGRPAKPEDLQNRKHRCLEFRNPETGKPFIWEFHRGRKRIAVDVRGRLTVNDPNALFNACLAGSGIAQMLLLGAEHLIADGRLVNLFPDWMEERYPFYAYYPSRHHLPAKTRAFLDFVVELASTAS is encoded by the coding sequence ATGACATCCAAGAACCAGAATCTGTTTGGCGGCATCAGCGTCTTTGCCGCCGTCGTCGACGCCGGCACTTTCGCCGGCGCGGCAGAGACGATGGGAATATCGCCCCCTGGCGTCAGCCGGGCGATAGCCCGGCTGGAGAAGAAACTGAAGATCCGGCTGTTCAACCGGACGACGCGCTCGGTTTCGCTGACGGAAGAAGGGCGCCGCTTCTACGAGCACGTCATGCCGCACCTTGCCGGGCTGGAGGACGCCGCCGCGGTCGCCGCCGGGGGAGCGTCGGCGGTGCAGGGGAAGCTCAGGATAAATATCGACCCTGTGTTCTACCGGATCATCCTGGGAAGGCGGCTTGACGACTTCCTGGACGCGCACCCCGGCCTGGAGATCGAATTCATCGCCCGGGATAACCTGGGCGATCTCGTCATGGAGGGTTTCGACCTGGCTTTGCGCTTCGGCAATCCCAAGGCGTCGACCTTGATCGCGCGCAAACTATTCGATACCCGTGTCGTAACGGTCGCCTCGCCGGAGTACATCGCGCGTCGGGGACGTCCTGCGAAGCCCGAGGACCTGCAGAACCGGAAGCACCGCTGCCTGGAGTTCCGCAATCCCGAAACCGGCAAGCCCTTTATCTGGGAGTTCCATCGCGGGCGCAAGCGCATCGCGGTCGACGTTCGCGGGCGATTGACGGTCAACGACCCCAACGCCCTGTTCAATGCCTGCCTGGCGGGTTCCGGGATTGCCCAGATGCTGCTGCTGGGTGCGGAACACCTGATTGCCGACGGGCGTCTGGTCAATCTCTTTCCCGACTGGATGGAAGAGAGGTATCCGTTCTATGCCTACTATCCGTCGCGGCATCACCTGCCGGCCAAAACCCGGGCATTTCTCGATTTCGTGGTCGAGCTGGCGAGCACGGCGTCGTGA